TGTACGCTCGAAAGCATCCCGAGCAGACACGACACGGCGGCAAATCGGATGACGGCAGAGACTGAGTTTCGCATGTGCGGTGGTCGGAATGACCGGCCGTTCGGTTCAACCCCGCCCGCGGTAGGGGGCAACGCCCTGGTCGGGCATCCACATGCCCTTGGGCAGTTTGCCGGTCTGCCAGAACACGTCGATCGGGATGCCGCCGCGCGGATACCAGTAGCCGCCGATGCGCAGATATTTCGGCTTGATTTCGTCGGCGATGCGCTTGCCGATCATCACGGTACAATCCTCGTGGAAGGCGCCATGGTTGCGGAAGCTCGCGACATAAAGTTTCAGAGACTTGGATTCGAGCAGCCAGCGGCCGGGCACGTAGTCGATCATCAGATGCGCGAAATCCGGCTGGCCGGTGACCGGGCAGAGCGAGGTGAATTCCGGCGCGGTGAAGCGGACCACGTAATTGGTGTCGGCCTGCGGATTGGGAACACGGTCGAGTTTGGCCTTTTCGGGGCTATCGGGCCATTCCACGGCACGGCCGAGTTGCAGGCCGGGCGACTTCGCAGGTTTACGAGGCATTTTCGACATAAGGATTCTCCATTGCCGCGTTATTAGACAATTCGGCCGCCAGCGTCACGGGTGAGGGCGGCCTTTTCCGGCCCCAAGCCTTGCTGTAGAAGCAGCGCCAACCGTCCTTTCTCCAATTCCCAAGAGGCTCCCATGACCGCCATCGTCGATATCATCGGCCGCGAAATTCTCGATAGCCGTGGCAATCCCACCGTTGAAGTCGATGTGGTACTGGAAGACGGCTCGGTCGGCCGCGCGGCGGTGCCCTCGGGCGCCTCGACCGGCGCGCATGAGGCGGTTGAACTCAGGGACGGTGACAAGCAGCGCTATCTCGGCAAGGGCGTGCAGAAGGCGGTCGAGGCCGTCAACGGCGAAATTTTCGATGCGTTGAGCGACCAGGCGGTCGAGGAACAGGTCCAGATCGACCAGATCATGATCGACCTCGACGGCACGCCGAACAAGAGCCGGCTCGGCGCCAACGCCATCCTCGGCGTCTCGCTCGCCTGCGCCAAGGCGGCGGCCGAATCCTTCGACATGCCGCTCTATCGCTATGTCGGCGGCACCTCGGCGCGGACCTTGCCGGTGCCGATGATGAACATCATCAACGGCGGCATGCACGCCGACAACCCGATCGATTTCCAGGAGTTCATGATCCTGCCGGTCGGGGCTGCGAGTTTCGCCGAGGCGCTGCGCTGCGGAGCCGAAATCTTCCACACGCTGAAGGGTGAACTGAAGAAGGCCGGCCACAACACCAATGTCGGCGACGAGGGCGGCTTTGCGCCGAACCTGCCGTCGGCGGACGCGGCACTCGAATTCGTGGTGAGCGCGATCGGCAAGGCCGGCTATACCGCGGGCAAGGACGTCATGCTCGGGCTCGATTGCGCCGCCACCGAGTTCTTCAAGGACGGCAATTACGTCTATGGCGGCGAGAACAAGACCCGCTCGCGCTCCGAGCAGGCGAAGTATCTCGCCGATCTCGTGTCGCGTTATCCGATCGTCACGATCGAGGATGGCATGTCGGAAGACGACATGGACGGCTGGAAGGAGTTGACCGACCTGATCGGCGACAAGTGCCAGTTGGTCGGTGACGATCTGTTCGTCACCAACGTGACGCGTCTTGCCGACGGCATCAAGAACGGCCGCGCCAACTCGATCCTGATCAAGGTCAACCAGATCGGCACGCTGACCGAAACCCTGTCAGCGGTCGAGATGGCCTACAAGGCGGGCTACACCGCCGTGATGTCGCACCGCTCCGGCGAGACCGAGGATTCCACCATCGCCGACCTCGCGGTCGCCACCAACTGCGGCCAGATCAAAACCGGCTCGCTGGCGCGCTCCGACCGCACCGCCAAGTACAACCAGCTGCTGCGCATCGAGGAGCAGCTCGGCACCCAGGCGATATATGCCGGCCGGGCGGCCTTCAAGGCACTGGCGTAACGCGCCGGCGCATCCAGATATAACAAACACAAACGGGAGGATTTGCGATGAGTGATGGCAAGACCGGGCTGCAACTTCGTTCGCTGCTCAAGAAGAGCGGCGAACTCGAACTGTCGCTGGTGAATATCCCGACGCCCGAACCCGCCGACGACGAAGTCGTGGTCCGCGTCGAGGCGACGCCGATCAACC
The Bradyrhizobium sp. KBS0727 genome window above contains:
- the queF gene encoding preQ(1) synthase — its product is MSKMPRKPAKSPGLQLGRAVEWPDSPEKAKLDRVPNPQADTNYVVRFTAPEFTSLCPVTGQPDFAHLMIDYVPGRWLLESKSLKLYVASFRNHGAFHEDCTVMIGKRIADEIKPKYLRIGGYWYPRGGIPIDVFWQTGKLPKGMWMPDQGVAPYRGRG
- the eno gene encoding phosphopyruvate hydratase, with amino-acid sequence MTAIVDIIGREILDSRGNPTVEVDVVLEDGSVGRAAVPSGASTGAHEAVELRDGDKQRYLGKGVQKAVEAVNGEIFDALSDQAVEEQVQIDQIMIDLDGTPNKSRLGANAILGVSLACAKAAAESFDMPLYRYVGGTSARTLPVPMMNIINGGMHADNPIDFQEFMILPVGAASFAEALRCGAEIFHTLKGELKKAGHNTNVGDEGGFAPNLPSADAALEFVVSAIGKAGYTAGKDVMLGLDCAATEFFKDGNYVYGGENKTRSRSEQAKYLADLVSRYPIVTIEDGMSEDDMDGWKELTDLIGDKCQLVGDDLFVTNVTRLADGIKNGRANSILIKVNQIGTLTETLSAVEMAYKAGYTAVMSHRSGETEDSTIADLAVATNCGQIKTGSLARSDRTAKYNQLLRIEEQLGTQAIYAGRAAFKALA